A genomic window from Pseudonocardia broussonetiae includes:
- a CDS encoding MBL fold metallo-hydrolase encodes MTGPDGPPGSLTFGGTATTLLRLGGFTLLTDPNFLHRGQRVHLGYGLTSRRRTEPALGPEDLPLLDGVLLSHLHGDHFDRIARDRLARDLPVVTTPHAARRLRRWGFGAATGLRTWESREIHRDGETLRVTAVPGQHGPALVHRALPPVMGSVVDLERGGRRVLRVYVTGDTLRRPWLRSVRERFPDIDVMVAHLGGTRVLGVLVTMDGEQGADLARLVDPGTTVPVHFDDYPVFRSPRSDFLEQMRAHGLGGRVLLVDRGGTVPLRAR; translated from the coding sequence ATGACCGGACCGGACGGGCCCCCCGGCTCGCTGACCTTCGGCGGGACCGCCACGACGCTGCTGCGCCTGGGCGGGTTCACGCTGCTGACCGACCCGAACTTCCTGCACCGCGGACAGCGGGTGCACCTGGGCTACGGCCTGACCTCGCGCCGTCGCACCGAGCCCGCGCTGGGCCCCGAGGACCTGCCGCTGCTCGACGGCGTGCTGCTCTCGCACCTGCACGGCGACCACTTCGACCGCATCGCCCGTGACCGCCTCGCCCGCGACCTGCCCGTCGTCACCACCCCGCACGCCGCCCGGCGCCTGCGCCGCTGGGGCTTCGGGGCGGCCACCGGGCTGCGGACGTGGGAGAGCCGGGAGATCCACCGCGACGGGGAGACACTGCGGGTCACCGCGGTGCCCGGGCAGCACGGGCCCGCGCTGGTGCACCGCGCCCTGCCCCCGGTGATGGGCAGCGTCGTCGACCTCGAGCGCGGCGGGCGGCGGGTCCTGCGCGTCTACGTCACCGGCGACACGCTGCGCCGCCCCTGGCTGCGCTCGGTGCGCGAGCGGTTCCCCGACATCGACGTGATGGTCGCCCACCTCGGCGGCACGCGGGTGCTCGGCGTGCTCGTCACGATGGACGGCGAGCAGGGCGCCGACCTCGCGCGGCTCGTCGACCCCGGCACGACCGTCCCCGTCCACTTCGACGACTACCCGGTCTTCCGCTCGCCCCGCTCCGACTTCCTGGAGCAGATGAGGGCCCACGGGCTGGGCGGGCGGGTGCTGCTCGTGGACCGCGGCGGTACCGTCCCGCTGAGGGCCCGCTGA
- a CDS encoding APC family permease has product MVSRTQDDAPLRRALDGRLLTLFVVGDVLGAGIYTLVGEAAGRAGGALWLALAVALGLALLTAASYAELVTRFPRAGGAAVFARRAFRSEAVAFLVGFCGIAAGVTSVGALAVAFGGEYLAALVALPPVPVAVGFLVVLALLNARGITESMRANIVMTLLESAGLVLIVVLGAVLVGRGQADPAQLSVVPGEGAGGVAAAVVAAAALTFYSFVGFETSANMVEETVDPRRTFPRALFGGLLLAGALYVLVGLTVTLTVPLDRLAGSTGPLLEVVRIADVGIPLWLFSVVALVAVTNTALLTGIFTSRLAYGMAEDGLLPPVLARVLPGRRTPWVAIVATTALALALALTGDLAELADTVVLLLLVSFLSTNVAVVVLRRRDDGEPDHFRVPLVVPVLGALSCVALMAQQSGAVWLRAALLLGLGVLLYGAERLRRRTAERTAAR; this is encoded by the coding sequence ATGGTCTCCCGCACCCAGGACGACGCGCCGCTGCGCCGCGCCCTCGACGGCCGCCTGCTGACGCTGTTCGTCGTCGGCGACGTCCTCGGCGCCGGCATCTACACCCTCGTCGGCGAGGCCGCGGGCCGCGCGGGCGGTGCGCTGTGGCTCGCGCTGGCCGTCGCGCTCGGGCTGGCGCTGCTCACCGCCGCGTCCTACGCCGAACTCGTCACGCGCTTCCCCCGGGCGGGCGGGGCCGCGGTGTTCGCGCGCCGGGCCTTCCGCAGCGAGGCCGTCGCCTTCCTCGTCGGGTTCTGCGGGATCGCGGCGGGCGTCACCAGCGTCGGGGCGCTGGCGGTCGCGTTCGGCGGGGAGTACCTCGCCGCGCTGGTCGCGCTGCCGCCCGTGCCGGTCGCCGTCGGGTTCCTCGTCGTGCTCGCCCTGCTCAACGCCCGCGGCATCACCGAGTCGATGCGCGCCAACATCGTGATGACGCTGCTAGAGTCGGCGGGGCTGGTGCTGATCGTCGTGCTCGGGGCCGTGCTCGTGGGCCGCGGCCAGGCCGACCCGGCGCAGCTGTCGGTGGTGCCGGGCGAGGGCGCGGGCGGGGTGGCCGCGGCCGTCGTCGCCGCCGCGGCGCTGACGTTCTACTCGTTCGTCGGGTTCGAGACCTCCGCGAACATGGTCGAGGAGACCGTCGACCCCCGCCGCACCTTCCCGCGCGCGCTGTTCGGCGGGCTGCTGCTGGCCGGGGCGCTGTACGTGCTGGTCGGGCTGACCGTCACGCTCACCGTCCCGCTCGACCGGCTCGCCGGCTCGACCGGGCCGCTGCTGGAGGTCGTCCGGATCGCCGACGTCGGCATCCCGCTCTGGCTGTTCTCCGTGGTCGCGCTCGTCGCGGTGACCAACACCGCCCTGCTCACCGGCATCTTCACCAGCCGCCTCGCCTACGGCATGGCCGAGGACGGGCTGCTGCCCCCGGTGCTGGCCCGCGTGCTGCCCGGGCGCCGCACGCCGTGGGTCGCGATCGTCGCGACGACCGCACTGGCGCTGGCCCTCGCTCTCACCGGCGACCTCGCCGAGCTCGCCGACACCGTCGTCCTGCTCCTGCTGGTGAGCTTCCTCAGCACCAACGTGGCCGTGGTCGTGCTGCGCCGCCGCGACGACGGCGAGCCCGACCACTTCCGCGTGCCGCTCGTGGTCCCGGTCCTCGGCGCCCTGTCGTGCGTGGCGCTGATGGCCCAGCAGTCCGGCGCGGTCTGGCTCCGCGCCGCCCTGCTGCTCGGGCTCGGCGTCCTGCTGTACGGGGCCGAGCGGCTGCGGCGGCGGACGGCGGAGCGGACGGCGGCCCGGTAG